The Candidatus Hydrothermales bacterium genome has a segment encoding these proteins:
- the ileS gene encoding isoleucine--tRNA ligase yields the protein MNSEKLKDTLNLPKTNFPMKASLREREPEILRFWEERGIYYKILEEERPVFILHDGPPYSNGHIHIGTAMNKILKDFIVKSRIIMGYKTPYIPGWDNHGMPIENEVIKEDKEIREILQKDPLALRRDDVRKDLRKKCENFARKWMNIQREEFKRLLCIGDWNNPYFTMHPEYEAEELRILAKLVEKGFIEKGFMPLHFCPVCKTVLAMAEIEYKDKSSPSIYFLMEVLDKKEFPEGTYVLAWTTTPWTIISNVALAFNPNFYYGVIETNGKRLLLALETLERVKEELNLSKFEVIKEFRGEELEYKKFMHPFYDRESLGVLAEFVEKETGSGVVHIAPGHGKEDFEVGQKYKLPVLSPIDDLGKFTKEAEGFEGMDTEEASKKVVQVLKEREKLLKEGHITHSYPHCWRCKSPLIFRATEQWFLRVDHLDLRKRALKEIEKVKWIPAASKQSIYNAVLERPDWCISRQRAWGLPIPAFRCKDCSKSFINHEYVYKLADLVQEKGSQIFWEENEIPLPECPSCKSKNLEKEKDVLDVWIDSGVTNLIVLKNKNYPWPSDVFIEGPDQHRGWFNASLMISVAIDGRAPYKTVITHGWTLDEQGRAMHKSLGNVVSPLEVIDKYGSEVLRVWAAFSEYTQDVRISDNILSLMVDSYRKIRNTYRFILGNLFDFDPKKNLINFEDMLPLDRYMVIKTEDLKEKIIEFYEEYAFHRAFHTYYRFCNVDLSSFYLDILKDRLYTYYFDSKERRSAQSALYFILLELLKLGAPILSFTCEEAYQNLKFKEKESIFLEVLDKERKYSDENLKLDFEKIIRLRDVVLKLLEEIRISKKIGSSLEAEVYLEGEDEVIERYFEYLPEIFIVSHVGKGKPRQYESFSEFENLRVYVKKSEGAKCERCWRYLEEVKLSKNNICKRCEETLIKMEISL from the coding sequence ATGAATAGTGAAAAACTAAAGGATACATTAAATTTACCTAAAACAAACTTCCCAATGAAAGCCTCTCTTAGAGAGAGGGAACCGGAAATCCTTAGGTTTTGGGAGGAAAGGGGGATCTACTATAAAATCCTTGAAGAGGAAAGACCTGTGTTTATTTTACACGATGGCCCTCCCTACTCAAATGGACATATTCATATAGGAACAGCAATGAATAAGATCTTAAAGGACTTTATCGTAAAGAGCAGAATAATAATGGGATATAAAACACCTTACATTCCAGGTTGGGATAATCATGGTATGCCTATTGAAAATGAAGTAATTAAAGAAGACAAAGAGATAAGAGAAATTTTACAGAAGGATCCCCTTGCTTTGAGAAGAGACGATGTTAGAAAGGATCTAAGAAAAAAATGCGAGAATTTTGCGAGAAAATGGATGAATATACAAAGAGAAGAGTTTAAAAGACTTTTATGCATAGGTGATTGGAACAATCCCTACTTTACAATGCATCCAGAATATGAGGCGGAGGAGTTAAGAATATTAGCAAAGCTCGTAGAAAAGGGCTTTATAGAGAAGGGATTTATGCCTCTTCATTTTTGCCCAGTTTGTAAGACTGTACTTGCAATGGCTGAAATAGAGTATAAAGATAAAAGCTCTCCCTCTATTTACTTTTTAATGGAGGTACTTGATAAAAAAGAGTTTCCAGAGGGAACTTATGTTCTTGCATGGACTACAACACCTTGGACTATTATTTCAAACGTCGCACTCGCCTTTAATCCAAACTTTTACTACGGAGTAATTGAAACAAACGGCAAAAGACTTTTACTTGCATTAGAAACTTTAGAGAGGGTAAAGGAGGAGTTAAATTTAAGTAAATTTGAAGTAATTAAAGAGTTTAGGGGAGAAGAACTTGAATATAAAAAATTTATGCATCCTTTTTATGATAGGGAGTCTTTGGGGGTGCTTGCAGAGTTCGTTGAAAAGGAGACTGGTTCAGGAGTAGTTCATATTGCTCCTGGACATGGTAAAGAAGACTTTGAAGTAGGTCAAAAGTATAAACTTCCAGTTCTTTCTCCAATAGATGATTTAGGTAAATTCACAAAAGAGGCCGAGGGTTTTGAGGGAATGGATACTGAGGAAGCCTCTAAAAAGGTTGTTCAAGTTTTAAAAGAAAGGGAAAAACTTTTAAAAGAAGGCCACATAACTCACTCTTATCCTCATTGCTGGAGATGTAAAAGCCCATTAATTTTTAGAGCCACGGAACAGTGGTTTTTAAGAGTTGATCACTTAGACCTCAGAAAAAGAGCACTTAAAGAGATAGAGAAGGTTAAGTGGATTCCAGCAGCCTCAAAACAGAGTATTTACAATGCAGTATTAGAAAGACCCGATTGGTGTATATCAAGACAAAGAGCCTGGGGACTGCCCATACCTGCCTTTAGATGTAAGGATTGTTCTAAGAGTTTTATTAACCACGAATATGTGTATAAGTTAGCAGATTTAGTTCAAGAAAAGGGCTCACAGATCTTTTGGGAGGAAAACGAAATTCCACTTCCTGAATGTCCCAGTTGTAAATCCAAAAATCTTGAAAAAGAAAAGGATGTACTTGATGTTTGGATTGATTCAGGTGTCACTAATTTGATTGTTTTAAAGAATAAAAATTATCCTTGGCCAAGCGATGTCTTTATAGAGGGCCCCGATCAACATAGGGGATGGTTTAACGCTTCTTTGATGATAAGTGTTGCGATAGATGGAAGGGCGCCTTATAAAACAGTTATAACACATGGTTGGACATTAGATGAACAGGGAAGGGCAATGCACAAGTCACTTGGAAACGTTGTATCACCACTTGAGGTGATTGATAAGTACGGCTCAGAAGTTTTAAGAGTTTGGGCAGCCTTCTCTGAATATACACAAGATGTAAGGATCTCTGACAACATATTGAGTTTAATGGTGGACAGCTACAGAAAGATAAGAAACACCTATAGATTCATTCTTGGAAATCTTTTTGATTTTGATCCTAAGAAAAACCTTATAAATTTTGAGGATATGCTTCCTCTTGATAGATATATGGTGATAAAAACTGAGGATTTAAAGGAAAAAATAATTGAATTTTATGAAGAGTACGCTTTTCACAGAGCTTTTCACACCTACTATAGATTTTGTAACGTAGATCTTTCTTCCTTCTACTTAGATATACTTAAAGATAGACTTTACACTTATTACTTTGATTCTAAGGAAAGAAGAAGTGCGCAAAGTGCCCTCTACTTTATACTTCTTGAACTTCTGAAACTTGGAGCCCCAATTTTATCATTCACCTGTGAAGAAGCTTACCAAAATCTTAAGTTTAAAGAAAAAGAAAGTATTTTTCTTGAAGTCTTAGATAAAGAAAGAAAATATAGTGATGAAAATCTAAAACTTGATTTTGAAAAAATAATAAGACTAAGGGATGTGGTGTTAAAATTACTTGAGGAGATAAGGATTTCAAAGAAGATAGGTTCATCTTTAGAGGCAGAGGTTTATTTAGAGGGAGAAGATGAGGTAATAGAAAGATATTTTGAGTATTTACCAGAGATTTTTATTGTCTCACACGTGGGAAAGGGAAAGCCAAGGCAATATGAATCTTTTAGTGAGTTTGAAAATTTAAGGGTCTATGTTAAAAAAAGTGAGGGAGCAAAATGTGAAAGGTGTTGGAGATACCTTGAGGAGGTTAAATTAAGCAAAAATAACATATGCAAAAGATGTGAAGAAACTCTCATAAAAATGGAAATTTCACTATGA
- the lspA gene encoding signal peptidase II produces MSDRDREKNLRVIIKRTLFSFSVAFLVFLIDHVTKILALTHLEYGVPLEVLGPYFRFTLVFNPYGIWGLPITKILPYEIIAILAIFILILFIVKEEKLLYNFFYGLILGGALGNLYDRLRMKAVIDFIEIGISENLHWPIFNLADTFITIGIIGTIFFTFIKKDKK; encoded by the coding sequence ATGTCAGATAGAGATAGAGAAAAGAATCTAAGAGTAATTATAAAAAGAACACTCTTTAGCTTTTCAGTAGCCTTCTTAGTTTTTTTAATTGACCACGTTACAAAAATTTTGGCTTTGACACATCTTGAATACGGTGTTCCTCTTGAAGTTTTAGGCCCTTACTTTAGATTCACACTTGTTTTTAATCCTTATGGAATATGGGGGTTGCCAATCACAAAAATTTTACCTTATGAGATTATTGCTATTTTAGCAATTTTTATTTTAATCTTATTTATAGTAAAAGAAGAAAAGTTGCTTTATAACTTTTTTTACGGGCTAATACTGGGGGGTGCCCTAGGTAATTTATACGATAGATTAAGAATGAAAGCAGTAATAGATTTTATAGAAATAGGTATTTCAGAAAACCTTCATTGGCCAATATTTAATCTCGCTGACACCTTCATAACAATAGGAATCATAGGAACCATCTTTTTCACTTTTATAAAAAAAGATAAAAAATAA
- the recG gene encoding ATP-dependent DNA helicase RecG yields MKTQDISLDSPLDRLKGIGRSRKKVFLKYRIKTIGDLLYFKPRKYIDRRVFKNIKNLSDGEEAVIMGKVFARGERRKGNKKFFVVILTDETGFMELIFVNSSYIKDYFKLDRTVIVSGKVKKFGSIFRIFHPEFEVLDKENKDLIHSGKIVPIYSSLGQVNPIKPHIMRKIIHSTLQGVYNNIPETIPEDIRKKFGLLERRDSLKNLHFPENYEILEKSLYTLKFEELFFFFLKLFVYKRNKVKAPAFISTPELTKKFISNLPFKLTESQKRAIRVIYGDLSKPYAMRKLLQGDVGSGKTIVAIYSALRAIENNYQVAFMAPTEILAEQHYETIKSLTSNLGIKCDLLTSNISTKEKRRIYEKVKNGEIELLVGTHALLEEKLEFRNLGLVIIDEQHKFGVSQRARLLQKGESPHFLVMTATPIPRTLALTYYGDLDILVLNEMPEGRGTVETKVVYTENREEFYKKLFETIRKENSKAYIIAPLIEESEKLNSKSCVKLYEEIKNKWAGDIQISFIHGRMKKEERTIRMEKFRDGEIKVLVSTTVLEVGIDVPDVKYMVIEGAERFGLSTLHQLRGRLARKIEKGYCFIFCSKNMPPETLKRISVFRKISDGFKLSELDLKLRGPGNILGYAQSGFFSFKFSDLIEDKELLIKVREVVSNLLTFDPLLEKRENKHLRNYLLSDERFWLTEVG; encoded by the coding sequence GTGAAGACTCAGGATATAAGTTTAGATTCACCACTAGATAGACTGAAGGGTATAGGACGTTCGAGAAAAAAAGTCTTTTTAAAATATCGTATTAAAACTATTGGTGATCTTTTATATTTTAAACCTAGAAAATACATTGATAGAAGAGTTTTTAAAAACATCAAAAATCTGAGTGACGGAGAAGAGGCTGTAATTATGGGTAAAGTATTTGCAAGGGGTGAAAGGAGAAAAGGTAATAAAAAATTTTTTGTCGTTATTTTGACTGATGAGACTGGATTCATGGAACTAATTTTCGTAAATAGCTCTTATATTAAAGATTACTTTAAGCTGGATAGAACAGTAATTGTTTCAGGTAAAGTAAAAAAGTTTGGTTCAATTTTTCGAATTTTTCATCCTGAATTTGAAGTTCTTGACAAGGAAAATAAAGATTTAATTCATTCTGGAAAAATTGTACCTATTTATAGTTCTTTAGGTCAAGTAAACCCTATTAAACCTCATATTATGAGAAAAATTATTCATAGTACACTCCAAGGAGTATATAACAATATTCCTGAAACTATTCCAGAGGATATAAGAAAAAAATTTGGTCTTTTAGAAAGAAGAGATTCTCTAAAAAATTTACATTTTCCAGAAAACTACGAAATACTTGAAAAGAGTTTATACACACTTAAATTTGAAGAACTTTTTTTCTTTTTTTTAAAACTTTTTGTATATAAGAGAAATAAGGTAAAAGCACCAGCCTTTATCTCTACTCCGGAGTTGACAAAAAAGTTTATTTCTAATTTGCCTTTTAAGTTAACAGAGTCACAAAAAAGAGCAATAAGGGTAATCTATGGAGATCTCTCAAAACCTTATGCTATGAGAAAACTTTTACAGGGTGATGTTGGGTCAGGTAAAACAATTGTTGCTATTTACTCTGCTCTAAGAGCAATAGAAAATAATTACCAAGTAGCCTTTATGGCTCCTACTGAGATTTTAGCTGAACAACATTACGAAACCATAAAGAGCTTAACTTCTAATCTTGGTATAAAATGTGATTTATTAACCTCTAACATTTCAACTAAAGAAAAAAGGAGAATCTATGAGAAAGTAAAAAATGGTGAAATAGAACTTTTAGTTGGAACACATGCCTTGCTTGAAGAAAAGCTTGAGTTTAGAAATTTGGGTCTTGTAATAATTGATGAGCAGCATAAGTTTGGTGTTTCTCAAAGAGCGCGGCTTCTTCAAAAAGGTGAAAGCCCTCACTTTCTTGTTATGACAGCTACCCCTATACCAAGAACACTTGCTCTTACATATTATGGTGACCTTGACATATTAGTTTTAAATGAAATGCCCGAAGGAAGAGGTACTGTTGAGACTAAGGTGGTGTATACGGAAAATAGGGAAGAGTTTTATAAAAAGCTGTTTGAGACAATAAGGAAAGAAAATTCAAAAGCTTATATAATTGCACCTTTAATTGAGGAGTCCGAAAAACTTAATTCAAAATCCTGTGTTAAGCTTTATGAAGAAATAAAAAATAAATGGGCAGGAGATATTCAAATTAGTTTTATTCACGGAAGAATGAAAAAAGAGGAAAGAACAATTAGAATGGAGAAGTTTAGGGACGGTGAAATAAAGGTGCTTGTTTCTACAACAGTTTTAGAGGTAGGTATTGATGTTCCTGATGTTAAGTATATGGTTATAGAGGGGGCAGAAAGGTTTGGTCTTTCAACTCTCCATCAGTTAAGAGGAAGATTAGCAAGAAAAATTGAAAAGGGTTACTGTTTTATTTTTTGTTCTAAAAATATGCCTCCTGAGACCTTAAAGAGAATATCAGTTTTTAGGAAAATCTCGGATGGTTTTAAACTTTCTGAGCTTGATCTTAAACTAAGGGGACCTGGAAACATTCTTGGTTATGCCCAGTCAGGTTTCTTTTCTTTCAAATTTAGTGATTTAATTGAAGATAAAGAACTTTTAATTAAAGTTAGAGAAGTTGTAAGTAATTTGTTGACTTTTGATCCTTTACTTGAAAAAAGGGAAAATAAACATCTAAGGAATTATTTACTATCTGATGAGAGATTTTGGTTGACAGAGGTTGGCTAA
- a CDS encoding TraR/DksA family transcriptional regulator, with protein MKEKELEKLKKKILEKREKIIKFLERAEKSGMSWAESGERIFHHHLSDTATDEELKEIAFMNATRLREELALIEDAISRIKEGTYGICLKCLKPISIERLKAIPYARYCIKCQIEIEKRI; from the coding sequence ATGAAAGAGAAAGAATTGGAAAAATTAAAAAAGAAGATACTTGAAAAGAGGGAGAAAATAATTAAGTTTTTGGAGAGAGCTGAAAAAAGTGGAATGAGTTGGGCAGAAAGTGGTGAAAGGATATTTCATCATCACCTTTCTGATACTGCTACAGATGAGGAACTTAAGGAAATTGCCTTTATGAATGCTACAAGACTAAGAGAGGAGCTTGCTCTTATTGAGGATGCCATATCAAGAATAAAAGAGGGAACTTACGGTATCTGTCTAAAGTGTCTAAAGCCTATATCCATAGAAAGACTAAAAGCAATACCATATGCAAGGTACTGCATTAAATGTCAGATAGAGATAGAGAAAAGAATCTAA
- the rpoC gene encoding DNA-directed RNA polymerase subunit beta': MKPSVAGLQPEILRAIRIRLASPETIRSWSYGEVKTAETINYRTQRPEKHGLFCETIFGPIRDYECACGAFKGKRFAGTVCDKCGVEVTTSSVRRERMGHIELAVPVAHIWFYKIPPSTIALLLDINSSDLESILYYDKYIVIDPGDTPLLKKQVLSDREYEHYANEYKDGFLAEMGASAIKKLLKEIDLEELSAELRVKLKTEKATQMRGKVLKRLQIVDALINSGNKPEWMILEVIPVIPPDLRPLFPLEGGRYATSDLNDLYRRVINRNNRIKNITKMGAPEIILRNEKRLLQEAVDALLDNSRRSRPVMGKQGKPYKSLSDMLRGKKGRFRRNLLGKRVDYSGRSVIVVGPDLKLNEVGLPKEIALELFRPFVERRLEIKGIAESLRSARKLIRERPVEVWEILEEIVRDHPVLLNRAPTLHRVSIQSFYPKLIEGKAIQLHPLVCTPFNADFDGDQMAVHVPISPEARLEAHFLMLPRHNVLSPANGSPLISPTQDMVIGLHILTKVRKGAKGEGMRFGTFDEALIAYELGKVDLNAEIEVDELLSKNKKTTPGRIIFNRALPRDFGFVNEEMTKKKLSDLVRSVYLEKGSLIAEEVLDKIKELGFYWATKSGVTFGIDEMIVPSDKKKILKEAEKELEKIENNFLKGRISSGERYNAILDLWTEVTEILTEKMVELMQNDRGGFNSIYMMMNSGARGSLDQVKQLAAMRGLMARPKRIIGLTGEFIETPIKSNLKEGMTVLEYFISTHGARKGLADTALKTADAGYLTRRLVDVAQSVVIVEEDCGTIQGREVSALKEGETIIETLSERIEGHFAAENVRNPFTGEIIVRVGELITEEKAQEIEDLGIEKVKVRHVLTCESKGGICVKCYGRHLGTGRVVEIGEPVGVVAAQSIGEPGTQLTLRTFHVGGAASRVLEKSKHEAPFSGTVEFINLNVSENSERKTVSISKRGLIRITHKDNPEIKRNFAVPQGAEVYVKDGSQVEKGDVLCEWEPYIIPILATKSGKVKFVDLEEGVTYTEAAEEGKVEIIVMEDRSKKLHPAVQIIDDSGNVIEEIALPKDARIVVKENQYIKAGDFIAKLPREAGKTRDITGGLPRVNDLFEAKVPKDKAILAEISGIVKVGKPEKGFREIKIISESGFEVTYKVSYSKYLLVDDGERVNAGEPLTLGPIDPHDILRIKGRIEVQEFLLDQIQEIYRLSGVRIHDKHIGIIVRQMMRNVKVEDPGDTHFVRGQFVNIEQLEEENKRTRERGGRPAVYSPVLLGISKAALSTESFISAASFQETTRVLCQSALYGKRDELKGLKENVIVGSLIPCGTGLRDFQQIKIIPKVKEEERYIAA, from the coding sequence ATGAAGCCCTCAGTAGCAGGGTTACAACCCGAGATTTTAAGAGCAATTAGAATAAGACTAGCTTCACCAGAGACAATAAGAAGTTGGTCTTATGGCGAGGTCAAAACTGCAGAAACAATAAATTATAGAACTCAAAGACCAGAAAAACACGGACTTTTCTGTGAAACTATTTTTGGACCCATCAGAGATTATGAGTGTGCATGTGGTGCCTTTAAAGGAAAAAGATTTGCAGGCACCGTATGCGATAAGTGCGGAGTAGAAGTCACCACATCTTCAGTTAGAAGAGAAAGAATGGGACATATTGAACTTGCAGTTCCTGTTGCCCATATCTGGTTTTATAAAATCCCTCCATCAACCATAGCTCTTCTTTTAGACATAAATTCAAGTGACCTTGAAAGTATTTTATACTACGATAAATACATAGTAATAGATCCAGGGGATACTCCTCTTTTAAAGAAACAAGTTCTCTCTGATAGAGAGTATGAACATTATGCTAATGAATATAAGGATGGCTTTTTAGCTGAAATGGGAGCTTCAGCAATAAAGAAACTCCTTAAAGAGATAGATCTAGAGGAACTCTCTGCTGAATTGAGAGTTAAACTGAAAACAGAAAAAGCCACTCAAATGAGAGGAAAAGTTTTAAAGAGATTACAAATTGTTGATGCTCTCATAAATTCCGGAAATAAACCAGAATGGATGATTTTAGAAGTTATACCTGTTATACCCCCTGATTTAAGACCACTCTTTCCTTTGGAGGGAGGTAGGTACGCAACTAGTGATTTGAATGACCTTTATAGAAGAGTCATAAACAGAAACAACAGGATTAAGAATATAACGAAAATGGGCGCACCTGAGATAATTTTAAGAAACGAAAAAAGGCTCTTACAGGAGGCAGTAGATGCTCTTTTAGATAATTCAAGAAGATCAAGACCAGTTATGGGAAAACAAGGAAAACCTTACAAGTCACTTTCAGATATGCTAAGAGGTAAAAAGGGAAGATTTAGAAGGAACCTTTTAGGAAAAAGAGTTGACTATTCTGGAAGATCTGTTATTGTCGTGGGTCCAGATTTAAAATTAAACGAAGTAGGCTTGCCCAAAGAGATAGCTCTTGAGCTCTTTAGACCCTTTGTTGAGAGAAGATTAGAAATAAAGGGGATTGCTGAGTCCTTAAGAAGTGCAAGAAAGCTTATAAGGGAAAGACCGGTAGAAGTTTGGGAAATATTAGAGGAGATTGTTAGGGATCATCCTGTGCTGTTAAACAGGGCTCCGACACTTCACAGGGTTTCTATACAATCTTTCTACCCAAAACTTATAGAAGGTAAAGCTATACAACTTCATCCTCTTGTGTGTACACCATTTAACGCTGATTTTGACGGCGATCAGATGGCAGTTCATGTACCGATATCACCTGAAGCAAGGCTTGAAGCTCATTTTCTTATGCTTCCAAGACACAACGTGCTTTCGCCAGCCAACGGATCTCCGCTAATTTCTCCAACTCAAGATATGGTTATAGGTCTTCATATACTTACTAAGGTAAGAAAAGGCGCAAAAGGCGAAGGAATGAGGTTTGGAACCTTTGATGAAGCATTAATTGCCTACGAACTTGGAAAAGTTGATCTTAACGCAGAAATTGAAGTTGATGAATTGCTATCAAAAAATAAAAAAACTACTCCTGGAAGAATAATATTTAACAGGGCTCTTCCTAGGGATTTTGGGTTTGTAAACGAAGAAATGACTAAAAAGAAACTCTCTGATTTAGTAAGATCCGTTTATTTGGAAAAAGGCTCTCTGATAGCAGAGGAAGTTCTCGATAAAATCAAGGAGCTTGGATTCTATTGGGCTACAAAAAGTGGTGTAACTTTTGGTATTGATGAAATGATTGTTCCCTCCGATAAAAAGAAAATACTAAAAGAGGCTGAAAAGGAACTTGAAAAAATAGAAAATAATTTCCTAAAAGGTAGAATCTCTTCAGGTGAAAGGTACAACGCAATTCTTGACCTGTGGACAGAAGTTACCGAAATTTTAACTGAAAAGATGGTAGAACTTATGCAAAATGATAGGGGTGGTTTTAACTCAATTTATATGATGATGAATTCTGGTGCAAGAGGATCACTTGACCAAGTAAAACAGCTTGCAGCAATGAGAGGACTTATGGCAAGACCTAAAAGGATTATAGGATTAACAGGAGAGTTCATTGAAACACCAATTAAATCTAACCTTAAAGAGGGTATGACAGTTTTAGAATACTTCATATCTACTCATGGCGCAAGAAAAGGACTTGCTGATACAGCACTAAAAACAGCTGATGCTGGATATCTTACAAGAAGACTTGTAGATGTAGCTCAATCAGTTGTAATAGTTGAGGAAGACTGTGGCACTATTCAGGGAAGAGAGGTAAGCGCACTAAAAGAAGGAGAAACTATTATTGAGACTCTCTCTGAAAGAATTGAGGGTCACTTCGCAGCTGAGAACGTAAGAAATCCATTTACAGGTGAGATAATCGTAAGAGTTGGCGAACTTATAACCGAGGAGAAAGCTCAAGAAATTGAAGATCTTGGAATAGAAAAAGTTAAGGTGCGTCACGTTTTAACCTGTGAGTCAAAAGGTGGCATCTGCGTTAAGTGCTACGGTAGACACCTTGGAACAGGTAGAGTAGTAGAAATAGGTGAACCTGTTGGAGTGGTAGCAGCACAAAGTATAGGAGAACCTGGAACTCAGCTTACATTAAGAACTTTCCATGTAGGAGGAGCTGCTTCAAGAGTTCTTGAGAAATCTAAACATGAAGCCCCTTTTTCTGGAACTGTGGAGTTTATCAATTTAAACGTCTCTGAAAATAGTGAGAGGAAAACTGTATCTATCTCAAAGAGAGGACTTATACGTATAACTCACAAGGATAATCCTGAAATTAAAAGGAACTTTGCTGTGCCTCAAGGTGCTGAAGTTTATGTAAAAGATGGATCTCAGGTTGAAAAGGGTGATGTTTTGTGTGAGTGGGAGCCCTATATAATTCCGATTCTTGCAACTAAGTCTGGAAAAGTGAAATTTGTTGACCTTGAAGAGGGTGTGACATACACAGAAGCAGCTGAAGAGGGTAAGGTTGAAATTATCGTGATGGAGGATAGATCTAAAAAGTTACACCCTGCGGTTCAAATTATTGATGATTCTGGTAACGTAATTGAGGAAATCGCTTTACCAAAGGATGCAAGAATAGTGGTAAAAGAGAATCAGTATATAAAGGCAGGTGATTTTATAGCTAAATTACCAAGGGAAGCTGGAAAAACAAGGGATATAACAGGTGGACTTCCAAGAGTCAACGATCTTTTTGAGGCAAAGGTTCCAAAAGATAAGGCTATTCTTGCTGAAATTTCCGGAATAGTGAAAGTAGGTAAGCCCGAAAAGGGCTTTAGGGAAATTAAGATTATATCTGAGTCAGGATTTGAAGTGACCTATAAAGTCTCCTACAGCAAGTACTTACTGGTTGACGATGGTGAAAGAGTAAACGCGGGTGAGCCTTTAACACTTGGTCCAATTGATCCCCATGATATACTAAGGATTAAGGGAAGAATTGAGGTACAAGAGTTCTTGCTTGATCAAATTCAAGAAATTTATAGACTTTCTGGTGTTAGAATTCATGATAAACACATAGGAATAATTGTTAGACAGATGATGAGAAACGTAAAGGTTGAAGATCCAGGCGATACTCACTTTGTAAGAGGACAGTTCGTAAACATTGAGCAACTAGAGGAAGAAAATAAGAGAACAAGGGAAAGGGGAGGAAGACCTGCCGTTTACTCTCCTGTTCTTCTTGGGATTTCTAAGGCTGCACTTTCTACTGAAAGCTTTATATCTGCTGCCTCATTCCAGGAAACAACAAGGGTCCTATGTCAAAGTGCACTCTATGGAAAAAGAGATGAGCTAAAGGGACTGAAGGAAAATGTAATTGTTGGTTCACTTATTCCATGTGGTACAGGATTGAGAGATTTTCAGCAAATAAAAATTATACCAAAGGTTAAAGAAGAAGAGCGTTATATTGCTGCTTAA